The Apium graveolens cultivar Ventura unplaced genomic scaffold, ASM990537v1 ctg5636, whole genome shotgun sequence region tatccaccatgtttctatttggattggctgctccaaagttctttttgaacttgagcttggcaaatctccttgaaagaaatgctaggtgctcatcaatgtcctccatgtcatcttggctcaatgaatcttcactttctgctgcaaaccccttgcccttattctcacagacctttgaagttgattcaacagcttccatcttcacttccttctccttttccaaatgagcaactagtgcaatggatcctcctttcttctttcctctctccatcctttcatcctgctctatctcaagctcataggtctttaggatgccatacagtctctccaaagtaaactccttataatcttgtgagtttctcaatgagactgtcattggtttccattcctttggaagagatctaaggaatttcatattagagtctttagtctgatagactcttccatgcaacttaagagcatttagtagtttttggaatctactagaaatgtcagtgagtgactcactttactcattgtgaaaatgctcatattgctgaatcaagagctgcattttattttctctaacttgctcagtgccatcacagattatctgtatagtatcccagacttccttggaagttttgcagtttataatgttgtcaaacatgtctgcatcaactccattgaacagaatgttcatggcctttttatccttcctgacttgttcaatatcaggatcagaccattcatgccttggtttgggaacagatggctcgtttcttgttgcagctctcattggaacatgagaacctctttctatgcagtccacataggcctcatcttgagaaagcatatgaagatgcatctttaccttccaatgatggtaattatctttatcaagaaaaggaatcttgactccaacgtctttcttgttcatcttgctgaattgttttgatctttaaactctttgtagattaagagcttgctctgataccaattgttagtcccttaacaatatagcaagaattacagaaggggggttgaatggaattcttgaacctttttcttgaaataaaaatgttcaactcgaatatagatataatgttttgattagcacaatgcggaatagaaacttaattgaatcaaaacataagtaattaaaaacaagagtctttaaaaactttctggtggatttaaacaattccaccagagatatatattatatatcgagaggactctgtgtgcagaaatgctcacagctgcttacaaattgaattgctgagaatacagggaaatgctaataattctgcttacaaagatttctctatttttgtgtgTCTCAGCTATCTTCCttttatttgctacgttcttggtttatatattaccaagattacaaagtcaaaaagactgaataaatataaaaactatcagtcttaagttttgctgcttttcgtcctctattacccagttaatgggcttccacagtagatttgtatacatctcgacggctatGCTCAGcattcactgttcaactgctgtttgaattctttatatgatcatccgttggattctatgaacatgcgttggatatatgatcatccgtcgactttctgaagATCCGTtaatggcttcattgatcatccgtcgaccgctatattaaacatccgttgatagtcatttgatcatccgtcgatggttttgttaatcatccgtcggtagctattttggcacttgacttcatttcacttatgcagaattacaagacatcatttatttacaattaatcaacctattctgcatatctagttaaagtcaacatgacttataggctactacagaatttatacaaagatgtatacagaactgtgctacagacttattattacataaactactcactcgatggataataagttaacatccgtcgggactataatgagttatccgtcgggagtataattcttatccgtcgagagctacattatttcactaagtaaaatccacttagatgttttgtttatgaaatcatcaagtacacaacatatgcacaacaaagGTTGGCGGCCATGTCGGTTTGGCGAGATGTGAATCCCTCGCTGCTTCTCATACCGAGCCTGACCTTGGAGGAGAAGAAGAATTACACGGCATTAGTGGATGTCAATGTGAAGAAGCTGGGTCACGGAGAGTTTCAGGACAAGGACTGGCTCTTCAACTTGTGCGGTGAGGGTAACAAAACTTCTTCCTTTGTTTTTTCTTTCATTAGTTTTGTCCCATCACCTATGTATTTGTTTTTCCTTGTTATGCATTCGATTATATACTCTTGGACTGACTTGTTTCCCCTTTGTATTTCAGTGTCTTCGAGAGAGGCTTTGATCGAGAGGAAAAAGGCCAGGGCAGCCGAGAAGAGGGCGGCTGAGGAGGCGGCGAAGAAGGTCGCCGACCAGGGGCTACGCCAGATCCTTCGGAGGGCACAGATGAGAGGGCTCAGACCGAGAGGGCTCCGTCGCCCCGTCAATCTCATGCGGCTTCTGAGGCCGAGGAGGGGGACGACCTGGAGTACATGGGAGAGGGAAACCCTTCCAAGAGGACCCGAAGCAAGGAGGGGATTGTGCGCTCTTATCTCCCAGGGTGGGGCGTGCTCACGTTCGACCACATTGTGTATACAGCCCGGCAATCCACAAAGGAGGTGGCTTCAGACCTATGCCATGGCCTCCAGCTTCCGGTCGATCTTCCGACCTTTGCTTCGGCCTCTGCTACCGAGACCTGCACGGAGCTTCTGTCCTTCCTGTCCCTGGTACGTTTTTTAATCTCCCCTTTTTATTTTGTGTCCATCTTTTTTCCTTCGGCACCTTTTAGTAATATTTTTTGTCTTGTCCTTTTGCAGGCTGCTCCTTGGGCCGCAGCTGTGGAGGATAAAGTTAAGGACATGGAGACTCGGATGGCCGAGGTGAAGGAGTTGGAGAGGAGGGCCATGGCGGCCAAGGAGGAACTGATAAGGGTGAAAGCCCAGAACGAGGTCGAGGCCACCGCACTGAAGGAGGATAGATCTCGGCTGGAGACTGAACTGGAGAAGGCGAATCGGAGGATCTCCTACCGGAACGTCCAGCTGAAGAGATCCTGAAAGGAGCTTCGCAAGAAGCAGAAGCAGCTGGACCTGACGGAGGAGCGCTGCTTCCAGTTCGGCGCTGACTATGTCCTGAAGAAGGCCCATGGCCTGAACTGGGATTATAAGCAGTTGCTGGACGACAGCCTGGAGGATCCTATCGGCCGGCCAGCAGTCGAAGTCCCTCCTGTCTCCTCCGGCGAAGACGAAGAGCTCTCGGATGAAGACCCTTAAGCCTAAGCCTTCAGCACTGAGGTGCTTGACATGACGGAAGATGATCTTATTGCAAAGTTTTCCGTTGGTGTTTCCATGGTCGTACCCAACTCTTGCAGCGATATTCTTCGTTCATCTTcttgtattttttattttttgtaatcGGTACTCTTTTTGTAATTGGTACTCCTGCCTTCGAGCTTTTGTAATTTAACTAGCCTTTGGGCTTTTATATTCTAATGCATCTTTCGTCTTTCGTCAGCATTGTCTTACTGCATTTAATAGTTGTATCTTTGGCTTCATCCGCCTTAACAATTAAAACCAATCGCCTCTTCTGCATTATTGACGCCTTAACGATTTTAATGAAATGAATTGTATTTTTGGCTTTATTCGCcttaaaaattttaataatttgaataaaatgaatCGTATCTTCGGCTTATTTATTCGCCTTAACGATCTTATCGAATTGTATCTTGTGCTGATCTTTCGGTGATTGCCCCTAGATCAGCAGGTCATGGTTCGTTCGTCCCAGAGGAGGTCTTCTTCGGGATTGCCCCTAGACCTGGTTTTGGTTTCAATTTTGAATACCTGATTGAGGCCGAAGGACCATGTTCTTCTTTTGATCACCCCGGGACAGGGGTTCCTTAGGCCTTTTTAATATCAAATGATTAAGGGAAGACGAATAATAGGGCGTTATTCCAGGATTGCCCCTTAAGGCCCTTAATTCGTGCTTACCAATTGCAAATTGAATCATAATATTGGTGTGAAGGATGCTCCTGTTTTGGGCAATTGCCTCTTTTGTTACATGTTTAATTATCAAATTGGATAAGGACGGCGGCCGAATGGTTTATCTTCTTCGGGATCGCCCTCAGATAATACTCGGCCGGCCGCGGCATGTGCAAATAAAGAAATGTGACAGAATATGCTTATTTATTTAGTCGAATTGTTTACATTTTTCGAATAGAATTCAAATACAAACTTTTAAAGAAATTTCTTACTGATAAAATTTTCGAAGGCGACTAGCATGCCAAGTGTTTTTGATTGCCTCGCCGAACAACGTTTCAGGCTTGTACGTGCCCGGGTGAATGACCTCGATCACCTTATAAGGCCCTTCCCAGTTGGGCTAATACTTTCCTTGTTTGGCCGGTATAGATGCGGCCAACTCCCTTAGGACTAGGTCTCCGACTCCGAAAGACCTTTTCTTCACGTTGGAGTCATAATGTTGTGCCGTTTGTAGTAAATACCTCATGTTTCTTTGATGTGCAGCTTCTCTTTCTTCCTCCAATAAGTCTACATTCGCCTTCAACCTAAAGTTATTAGTTTCCACATTGTAGGTTTCGGTTCGGTACGATTCCAAGCCCACTTCGACAGGAACTAGGGCCTCAGTTTCATAGGCCATTCTGAAAGGAGTTTCTCCCGTTGATGTCCTAGGGGTGGTTTAGTAGGCCCATAAAATCCAAGGGAGTTCTTCCGCCCATCTTCCTTTGGCCTCGCCCAGCCTCTTTTTTATTCCTCGGAATATCACTTTGTTGGCCGCCTCGATTGCCCCATTTCCTTGCGGGTAGGCGACTGAGCTAAATTTCTGTTCAATTCCGAAATGGTGCAGAAACTTGCGGAATTTGTTTCCAATAAACTGAGTTCCATTATCTGAGATGCATGTTTTTGGAATGCCAAATCGGAGAATGACCTATTCCAGGAAGAACTTTTTCGCTGGCTTCTTCGGTTATGGATGACAGAGGACGGGCTTCGACCCATTTGGTCATGTAGTCGATGGAGATTATGCAGTACTTGGCTTGCTTCGTTCTAGTGGGCAGTATGCCAACTATGTCCACTGGCCTATACGGTGAATGGAATAGGGCTTAGTGCAAAGGTCATTTCTTCTGGGGGCTGTTTCGGGACGGTGGCGAACAACTGGCACTGTACACACCATTTTGCATAGTCGCTGGCGTCGGCCCTCAGAATGGGCCAGAAGAATCCCTGTCGGAGAATTTTAAAGGCGAGCGACCGACCAGCCAGGTGCTCACCGCAAATTCCTTCGTGCACTGCCTCCAGAGCCTGTTGCTGTTCTTCGTTGTTCAAATAGCGTAGAAGGGGTTGACTGAATGATCGGCGATACATCCGCCCATTGATTACTGTGTAGTTCGATGCTCTGTATTTAATTTTCAGCGCCTCCTTTCGGTCGGGTGGTAGAATTCCTTTCTCCAGAAATTTCCTGAGGGGGGGTCATCCAGTCGCTCCCCTGGTGGATTTCAAGGCATTATTTCTTTTTGATCGAAGGCGTCTTGGCTTTGGTGAGGTAAATAGAACCAGTTAAGTTCTGTGTCTCGGCCGAAGCTAGCCTGGAAAGGGCATCTGCCCTAGAATTGTTCTCTCTTCCAATTTGActtagttcaaaggtttcaaatGATAAAGAAGCATCACGTACCTTGGCATTCGGGCCCCCACTTAAAATTCTTTGACCCTTTGAGCACGGCGAAGAAGGGAAGTGCTTTCTCGGCTGACCGGGAAATGAAACAACGAAGAGCGGCGAGCCGGCCTGTCAATTTTTGTATATCTCTGATGCATTTGGGAGGTTCCATATTGATAACTGCTTCGATCTTCTCTGGGTTCGCCTCTATTCCCCGGGCGCTGACCATGTACCCGAGAAACTTTCCATTAGAGACTCCGAAGGTACATTTGTTCGGATTGATCCTCATGTTGTTCTTTCGGAGCGTTTCGAAGCATTCCTTTAAGTTTTCGGCATGATCTCGGAATAGTGATTTTACTATCATATCATCCACGTATGCTTCCATGTTCCTCACGATCTGCTCTTTAAAGACCTTGTTCACCATTCGCTGGAATGTGGCTCCAGCGTTCTTCAGTCCGAAGGGCATTTTAATATAAGCATAAGTCCCCTTCGGAGTTATGAATGCTGTCTTAGGGCACATCCCTATCATTCATAGCAATTTGATGATAACCAGAAAAAGCGTCCAAAAAACTAAGTACCTCATATCCTGCCGTTGCGTCTATCAGTTGGTTGATGTTAGGCAAGGGGTAGTGATCCTTCGGACATGCCTTATTGAGATCCATGTAATCCACGCACATCCTCCATTTCCCATTCAACTTCTTcacaaccaccacattggctagCCAGTCGGGATACTCGATTTCTTCGATAAATTTGGCTTCTAACAATTTTTCCACTTCGGCTTCTATTACCTTCTGTTGTTCGACTGCAAATGTCCTCTTCTTCTGCTTTACCGGCTTGTTCTCGGGCTGCACATTCAAGCAGTGTGTTGCCGTCTTGGGATCCAATCTGGGCATATCTTCCGGCCCCCAGGAGAACACATCATGGTATTGCCGGATGACAGCTATTACCTTTGCCTTCAGATCCGCCCCCATGTTTTTTCCAATTCGAACCATCTTTCCCGAATGGCTCGCGTACAATTCCACTACTTCGGTCTCTACTGCGGGTTCGGCAATTGGGCTCGAGAGATCGGCCCCAAATTTTTTCAGCTCGATGTTTAACGTTTCCCGGCTTCCGCTGGGTTCGGATTCTGCCCGCTTCCTCTTCCCGGTTCCATCTGGTCCTTCATATTCCTGATCCTTCTCAAGGTCTTCGAGCATTATGATTCGGGTGGTTTTTTAATCGCCCCTCATTTCTCCTACCCCTTTTTCAGTGGGGAACTTGAGTTTGAGGTGGGGTATAGACTCTACTGCTTTAAAGGTTGATAAGAAGGGCCTGCCACATATTTCATTATACGGGCTTTCAATCCGAACCACATAGAACTTCACCAGCTTTTCGACGGTATACGACAACTTGCCCAGGAGGACCGGAAGAGTAATCGTTCCTTCGAACTGAATAGGATGTCCTCCGATGACATAAAGGGGAGCCTCGTTACAGGGCTCTAGTTGCTTTCCCGCCAAGTTCATCTTGCAGTAGGTTTTGTGGAACAGTATATTGGCCGAGCTGCCTGTATCCACCATCACTTTCCATATCTTGTTCTGCCCGATGATGGGATTGATGATTAGAGGGTCCTCGTGCGGGCGAATGACATCCTCGTAATCTTCAGTGCTGAAGGTCATGGGCATGTGGGGCTTTGCCTGTCCGAATTGATACAGATTGTACACCTGTCGGGCATACTTCTTCTGTGCTGTCTTGCTATCCTTATCCAGGATGCTTCCCCCAGATATAGTTTTTACTTTGCCCCTTATCCTGTCCCTTCGCTCTGGCTCATCGGCCTCTACTTCCTCCTCTTGGTTCTCCTTCAGCCCCAAACTATCTCTCAGATCTCGGACTAACTGATTAAGCTCGCCGTCTTTGTTCATGCGCTTAATGAGCTTTTTGAGGTGATAACATTCATCGGTGTTACGCCCCTTGTCCCTGTGATAGTCGCAGTACTTATCGGGGTTTTTCTTGTGGTTCGGGACCTTCATCTTGGCAGGGCGAACAAACCCTGGCTTGCCCTTTATCtcatggagaatcttggagatCGGCGCATTCAAAGGAGTGAACACGGCCGAATCTCTATCTCGACACCGTTCAGCCCCACAATCTGTTTCTTTCCTTCCTTCTTTCTTGCTATCCCTCCGGTCAGATCCTGATCTTGAGCCCTCATATCTGTCGGCTCGCTTTGATCGGTCGTCCCTTCTTGAATCTTTATATCCTCCAATACTTTCCATCTTTCAGCGAATATTCTCGCCTCTTACATATATATCATTCAGGGATTTTGGGGGAAAATCGTAAAGAGATGAGCGAAGCTTTTTA contains the following coding sequences:
- the LOC141702756 gene encoding uncharacterized protein LOC141702756; its protein translation is MESIGGYKDSRRDDRSKRADRYEGSRSGSDRRDSKKEGRKETDCGAERCRDRDSAVFTPLNAPISKILHEIKGKPGFVRPAKMKVPNHKKNPDKYCDYHRDKGRNTDECYHLKKLIKRMNKDGELNQLVRDLRDSLGLKENQEEEVEADEPERRDRIRGKVKTISGGSILDKDSKTAQKKYARQVYNLYQFGQAKPHMPMTFSTEDYEDVIRPHEDPLIINPIIGQNKIWKVMVDTGSSANILFHKTYCKMNLAGKQLEPCNEAPLYVIGGHPIQFEGTITLPVLLGKLSYTVEKLVKFYVVRIESPYNEICGRPFLSTFKAVESIPHLKLKFPTEKGVGEMRGD